The following nucleotide sequence is from Triticum dicoccoides isolate Atlit2015 ecotype Zavitan chromosome 7B, WEW_v2.0, whole genome shotgun sequence.
TGGCCGCGAAGGAGAGGAGGTAGAGGTTCCAGAGCAGGTTGCCGGCGTCCCGGCGGCCGAGGCCGACGCCCCTGACAAACTCGCCGAGCTTGTAGTACTTCCGGTGGGCGATGTACGCTGAAGCGACGGCGCGGATGGCGTCAACGGAGATGAGGAGGCCGGACTTCTTGAGCCGGCCGACCGCCGCCTCCATCTCCGGGACGGTGCCGGAGGCCGCGTAGTGCCGCACGAAGGCGTTGCCGGTGGCGGAGTCGACGCGGGACATCTCCTGCACAGCGTCCTCCATGagggcgagctcgccggcggcgccgAGGCAGGAGACGGCGAGCGGGTAGAGGTCCCGCGCCGCGGCGGGGTCGCGCGCGGAGAGCTCCCGCGCGGCGAGGAGGACCTCGTCGTAGCGGCCGACGCGCGTGTACGCCGGGAGGAGGCGGGGCGCCGCGGCAGTCAGGCACGGCGCGGCGGAGCTGAGCAGGAGCTGCGCCCAGATGGACTGAGCCCGCGCGAAGTCGCCGGCCTCCGCGCGGGCGACCATGAGAGCCGCCGCGGCGTCGGCATCCGGCGGGGCGGTTCTTGGACGGAGCACGGCACGCCTCGACGCCGGCGTGCACGCCCGGGCGAGGTCAGTTTGGGAGAGACGGAGCTCACCGCGCGAAgaagagggaggagggaggcggacGTGATGAGACGAGGAGGAAGGGACGGCGAGCGGCGCGTGGCGGTGCTCCGGGGGTCGGCGACGAGCGGCCGGGAGAGGACGAACGGTGGAAGGCAGCGAGCGTGGAGGGAAGAGGGAACCCATATCACCTCATCCTTCCATGGAGCCATCGTAAGAAAAAGAGCAATGCCATCGTACGAAAAAATGAGGCTCAATATTTGATCCAAGAGTAGTTTTCACAAGAAAAGCTCAAATCCTATTTGTAGCTTAACGCGAATTTCACAGAAATTTCACAACAGGCAGTTCAAATATTAAAGAATCAAGGAAAATCTTCCGTTCCAAACAGGACTCATTGTAATGCTTTGGTAGGTGATGATGAACCCTCTGAAACTGCAATCCTTCAGCCACATTTCATTTCACAGGTGGCTCTGTAGCACTACTAGAGACTAAGTTGTGATGACAAACTGGCAATATTGCCCAGGCATGTCCTCAGCTGCCATTTGTGCTCAGCAGCTGATAATAAACTTAGTCATGGCATTGGCACCTGAGATTGCAAACGGCATGGGTTTGTAGAACATCCAACCAAACCACAGATGATTAAAAAAAGAACAGCTTTCTCCCCCAGACCCGACGACAGGCCTCAGGGGATCGGTCAAACAGGAGAGCATTACATTAATCAACCGCAGATTCACATTAAAATACACCCGGTACTCTGTTAAGGAGGGCTACCCAACGAAATCAGACCAGAAAAATGGTCAATAGTACAGCAatgagaagaaaaataaaaacacaatccCGCGACAAGCACATGAAAAGCTCTCACGACAATAGTACATGAAAATAGAAAAATACGAGAACCGGAGAGGAAGGTCAGGTCAGGCTTGCGTCCAACAAGCTGAGCGCTACAAATGCCTTCCTCCTTTTAACCCTATATACTAGTTGTAGTACATGAGCTGCTGCGCCGACGTCTGGTTCGGGTAGCCGTCGTACAGGGCCTGGGAGCCAGCAGCGAGTAGCCCCGCGGATACCTGGCCCGCGAGGCCGTGCTGGCCGGCAATCTGCCCTGCCGCGGCCTGGCTCAATGCAAGCTGCCTCTGATAGGCTAGAAGTTCGGCTGCTGTGAAGCCTTGCGGCACGCCAGCCATTGCTACGGGTTGATAAGAAGCAATCGGGGGCGGCAGCGGCTTAGAAGATGTCCCA
It contains:
- the LOC119340321 gene encoding pentatricopeptide repeat-containing protein At3g42630-like, which gives rise to MGSLFPPRSLPSTVRPLPAARRRPPEHRHAPLAVPSSSSHHVRLPPPSSSRGELRLSQTDLARACTPASRRAVLRPRTAPPDADAAAALMVARAEAGDFARAQSIWAQLLLSSAAPCLTAAAPRLLPAYTRVGRYDEVLLAARELSARDPAAARDLYPLAVSCLGAAGELALMEDAVQEMSRVDSATGNAFVRHYAASGTVPEMEAAVGRLKKSGLLISVDAIRAVASAYIAHRKYYKLGEFVRGVGLGRRDAGNLLWNLYLLSFAANFKMKSLQRAFLEMSAAGYRPDLTTFNIRAAAFSKMCMFWDLHLTAEHMRRDGVAPDLVTHGCFVDAYMERRLARNISFAFRRLDGAAEPVVATDGVVFEAFGKGGFHATSEALLEAAGGQRRWTYYDLLGVYLRKQHRRNQIFWNY